In one window of Episyrphus balteatus chromosome 3, idEpiBalt1.1, whole genome shotgun sequence DNA:
- the LOC129916660 gene encoding importin subunit alpha-3: protein MTSLEPHVNRLQNFKNKGKDQDEMRRRRNEVTVELRKNKREETIFKRRNVPTGDSVTDEDDPLSTAVNLKKLAEAAADSSNPDKQLSAVQAARKLLSSDKNPPINDLINSDILPILVDCLKRNDHTMLQFEAAWALTNIASGTSEQTNQVVHAGAVPLFLQLLSSPATTVCEQAVWALGNIIGDGPVLRDLVIKHGVVQPLLSFINPDIPISFLRNVTWVIVNLCRNKDPPPPPKTIQEILPALNMLIHHTDTNILVDTVWAISYLTDGGNDQIQMVIDSGVVPKLIPLLGHAEVKVQTAALRAVGNIVTGSDEQTQVVLNYDALSYFPALLSHLKEKIRKEAVWFLSNITAGNQQQVQAVINVGLLPKIIENLSKGEFQTQKEAAWAISNLTISGNRDQVFELIREGVIPPFCDLLSCKDAQVINVVLDGLNNMLKMAEDHVPQIANIIEECDGLEKIERLQNHENVEIYKLAYEIIEQYFSEEQEQSNLAPTADDGTFQFNPNSAQIPDGAYNF from the exons ATGACGTCCCTCGAGCCACATGTAAATCGTCTTcagaacttcaaaaacaaaggaAAAGATCAAGat GAGATGCGAAGACGGCGCAATGAAGTTACTGTCGAACTACGAAAAAACAAGAGAGAAGAGACAATTTTCAAGCGACGTAACGTACCGACTGGCGATTCGGTCACAGACGAGGACGATCCACTGTCAACTGCAGTTAATTTGAAGAAATTAGCAGAAGCGGCTGCCGATTCATCGAACCCCGATAAGCAATTGTCTGCTGTTCAGGCTGCTCGCAAGCTTCTGTCATCCGATAAGAATCCGCCAATTAATGACTTGATTAACAGTGATATTCTTCCAATTTTGGTTGATTGTTTAAAACGAAATGACCACACAATGttacagtttgaggcagcttgGGCATTGACTAATATCGCTTCGGGTACTTCTGAACAGACAAATCAG gtTGTACATGCAGGTGCAGTGCCCCTATTTTTGCAATTGCTTTCATCGCCAGCAACAACTGTATGCGAACAAGCAGTGTGGGCTCTAGGAAACATTATTGGTGATGGTCCAGTTTTAAGAGATTTAGTTATCAAACACGGCGTTGTTCAGCCTTTGCTTTCATTTATCAATCCAGACATCCCAATTTCCTTTCTGCGCAACGTTACATGGGTAATTGTAAACTTGTGCCGCAACAAAgatccaccaccaccaccaaaaACAATCCAAGAGATTTTGCCCGCACTTAATATGCTTATACATCACACAGACACAAACATTCTCGTTGACACAGTGTGGGCCATAAGTTATTTGACCGATGGTGGTAACGATCAGATTCAAATGGTTATTGACAGCGGTGTGGTGCCCAAATTGATTCCACTTCTCGGTCATGCTGAAGTCAAAGTGCAAACAGCAGCCTTACGTGCGGTCGGCAACATTGTGACTGGCTCTGACGAACAAACCCAAGTTGTACTCAACTATGATGCCTTGTCCTATTTCCCAGCACTGTTGTCGCATCTCAAAGAGAAGATACGTAAAGAGGCTGTGTGGTTCCTGTCTAATATAACGGCCGGAAATCAACAACAAGTACAGGCTGTTATCAATGTTGGCCTGCTGCCCAAAATCATCGAAAATCTAAGCAAAGGTGAATTCCAAACGCAAAAAGAAGCCGCTTGGGCCATTAGCAATTTAACCATCAGTGGCAACCGAGACCAAGTATTTGAGTTAATCCGCGAGGGCGTTATTCCGCCATTCTGTGACTTGTTATCATGCAAGGACGCTCAAGTTATTAAT gtTGTTCTTGATGGACTCAACAATATGCTCAAAATGGCCGAAGACCATGTACCCCAAATCGCCAATATCATTGAAGAATGTGATGGTCTGGAGAAAATCGAAAGACTGCAAAATCATGAAAATGTTGAAATCTACAAACTTGCATATGAAATTATTGAGCAATACTTTTCCGAAGAG CAAGAACAAAGCAATTTGGCTCCAACGGCTGATGATGGCACATTTCAATTTAATCCAAATTCAGCACAGATTCCCGACGGAGCATACAATTTTTAA
- the LOC129916674 gene encoding mitochondrial pyruvate carrier 2-like gives MSKLYNAIINVVDKFVPSRLRPLWMHPAGPKTVFFWAPMFKWGLVIAGFNDLANRPKELLNARQTGTIALTGMIWSRYSLVVVPKNWNLFSVNLFVAITQGVQFLRAYHYQTIHQNEKKNSE, from the exons ATGTCCAAGTTATACAATGCTATTATAAATGTTGTAGATAAATTTGTACCAAGTCGTTTACGCCCGTTGTGGATGCATCCTGCAg GTCCTAAAACAGTTTTCTTCTGGGCACCAATGTTTAAATGG ggtcTTGTTATTGCAGGTTTTAATGACTTAGCAAATAGGCCAAAAGAGTTATTGAATGCCAGACAAACTGGAACTATAGCACTCACTGGAATGATTTGGTCACGTTATTCACTTGTTGTTGTACCAAAGAATTGGAATTTATTCTCTGTGAATCTATTTGTGGCTATTACACAAGGAGTACAATTCTTACGCGCATATCACTATCAAACAATACAtcaaaacgaaaagaaaaattcaGAATAG